In the Oreochromis aureus strain Israel breed Guangdong linkage group 14, ZZ_aureus, whole genome shotgun sequence genome, one interval contains:
- the b3gat1a gene encoding galactosylgalactosylxylosylprotein 3-beta-glucuronosyltransferase 1 isoform X1 translates to MPKRRDILAIVLIVLPWTLLITVWHQNAIAPLLAIRKACHHLVKEIFIIPERLAVRHHRLSDDGVEGKREAGGQAQDSKEYCASDKDIVEVVRTEYVYTRPPPWSDVLPTIHIITPTYSRPVQKAELTRLANTFLHVPNLHWILVEDSQRRTPLVTRLLRETGLNYTHLNVETPRNYKLRGDTRDPRIPRGTMQRNLALRWLRETFNANNSQPGIVYFADDDNTYSLELFEEMRSTRKVSVWPVAFVGGLRYESPKVNAAGKVYGWKTVFDPHRPFAIDMAGFAINLRLILFKPQAYFKLRGVKGGYQESSLLRELVTLNDLEPKAANCTKILVWHTRTEKPVLVNEGKKGFTDPNVEI, encoded by the exons ATGCCGAAGAGAAGAGATATTCTTGCCATCGTGTTGATCGTGTTACCCTGGACTCTGCTCATCACCGTTTGGCACCAAAACGCTATTGCTCCACTCCTCGCCATCCGAAAGG CCTGTCACCACCTAGTAAAAGAGATCTTTATCATTCCAGAGAGGCTTGCAGTCCGCCACCACCGGCTCTCAG ATGATGGTGTCGAGGGCAAGAGGGAGGCAGGTGGCCAGGCGCAGGACTCCAAGGAATACTGTGCCTCAGATAAGGACATTGTGGAGGTGGTGAGGACAGAGTATGTGTACACGCGGCCTCCGCCCTGGTCCGATGTGCTGCCCACAATCCACATCATCACCCCCACATATAGCCGGCCCGTCCAGAAAGCTGAGCTGACACGGCTAGCAAACACCTTCCTCCATGTCCCCAACCTGCACTGGATCTTGGTGGAGGATTCCCAAAGGAGAACGCCTCTTGTCACACGACTCCTCCGAGAAACGGGGCTAAACTACACCCACCTCAATGTAGAGACACCCAGGAACTATAAGCTGCGAGGTGACACTCGGGATCCCAGAATTCCAAGAGGGACTATGCAGCGGAATCTGGCCTTGCGGTGGTTGAGGGAGACGTTCAATGCCAACAACAGCCAGCCTGGAATCGTCTACTTTGCTGATGATGATAACACATACAGCCTGGAGCTGTTTGAGGAG ATGAGATCGACTCGGAAGGTTTCTGTGTGGCCTGTGGCCTTTGTGGGTGGCTTGAGGTACGAATCCCCCAAGGTCAACGCAGCAGGTAAGGTCTACGGCTGGAAGACGGTGTTTGACCCCCATCGGCCCTTTGCCATCGACATGGCTGGCTTTGCCATCAACCTGAGGCTCATCCTCTTCAAGCCACAGGCATATTTTAAGCTTCGCGGGGTGAAGGGAGGTTACCAGGAGAGCAGCTTGCTCCGGGAGCTTGTCACACTCAACGACCTGGAGCCGAAAGCAGCCAATTGCACTAAG ATACTCGTTTGGCACACGAGAACAGAGAAACCCGTCCTTGTAAACGAGGGAAAAAAGGGATTCACAGACCCCAATGTGGAGATCTGA
- the b3gat1a gene encoding galactosylgalactosylxylosylprotein 3-beta-glucuronosyltransferase 1 isoform X2, translating into MPKRRDILAIVLIVLPWTLLITVWHQNAIAPLLAIRKERLAVRHHRLSDDGVEGKREAGGQAQDSKEYCASDKDIVEVVRTEYVYTRPPPWSDVLPTIHIITPTYSRPVQKAELTRLANTFLHVPNLHWILVEDSQRRTPLVTRLLRETGLNYTHLNVETPRNYKLRGDTRDPRIPRGTMQRNLALRWLRETFNANNSQPGIVYFADDDNTYSLELFEEMRSTRKVSVWPVAFVGGLRYESPKVNAAGKVYGWKTVFDPHRPFAIDMAGFAINLRLILFKPQAYFKLRGVKGGYQESSLLRELVTLNDLEPKAANCTKILVWHTRTEKPVLVNEGKKGFTDPNVEI; encoded by the exons ATGCCGAAGAGAAGAGATATTCTTGCCATCGTGTTGATCGTGTTACCCTGGACTCTGCTCATCACCGTTTGGCACCAAAACGCTATTGCTCCACTCCTCGCCATCCGAAAGG AGAGGCTTGCAGTCCGCCACCACCGGCTCTCAG ATGATGGTGTCGAGGGCAAGAGGGAGGCAGGTGGCCAGGCGCAGGACTCCAAGGAATACTGTGCCTCAGATAAGGACATTGTGGAGGTGGTGAGGACAGAGTATGTGTACACGCGGCCTCCGCCCTGGTCCGATGTGCTGCCCACAATCCACATCATCACCCCCACATATAGCCGGCCCGTCCAGAAAGCTGAGCTGACACGGCTAGCAAACACCTTCCTCCATGTCCCCAACCTGCACTGGATCTTGGTGGAGGATTCCCAAAGGAGAACGCCTCTTGTCACACGACTCCTCCGAGAAACGGGGCTAAACTACACCCACCTCAATGTAGAGACACCCAGGAACTATAAGCTGCGAGGTGACACTCGGGATCCCAGAATTCCAAGAGGGACTATGCAGCGGAATCTGGCCTTGCGGTGGTTGAGGGAGACGTTCAATGCCAACAACAGCCAGCCTGGAATCGTCTACTTTGCTGATGATGATAACACATACAGCCTGGAGCTGTTTGAGGAG ATGAGATCGACTCGGAAGGTTTCTGTGTGGCCTGTGGCCTTTGTGGGTGGCTTGAGGTACGAATCCCCCAAGGTCAACGCAGCAGGTAAGGTCTACGGCTGGAAGACGGTGTTTGACCCCCATCGGCCCTTTGCCATCGACATGGCTGGCTTTGCCATCAACCTGAGGCTCATCCTCTTCAAGCCACAGGCATATTTTAAGCTTCGCGGGGTGAAGGGAGGTTACCAGGAGAGCAGCTTGCTCCGGGAGCTTGTCACACTCAACGACCTGGAGCCGAAAGCAGCCAATTGCACTAAG ATACTCGTTTGGCACACGAGAACAGAGAAACCCGTCCTTGTAAACGAGGGAAAAAAGGGATTCACAGACCCCAATGTGGAGATCTGA
- the b3gat1a gene encoding galactosylgalactosylxylosylprotein 3-beta-glucuronosyltransferase 1 isoform X3 gives MPKRRDILAIVLIVLPWTLLITVWHQNAIAPLLAIRKDDGVEGKREAGGQAQDSKEYCASDKDIVEVVRTEYVYTRPPPWSDVLPTIHIITPTYSRPVQKAELTRLANTFLHVPNLHWILVEDSQRRTPLVTRLLRETGLNYTHLNVETPRNYKLRGDTRDPRIPRGTMQRNLALRWLRETFNANNSQPGIVYFADDDNTYSLELFEEMRSTRKVSVWPVAFVGGLRYESPKVNAAGKVYGWKTVFDPHRPFAIDMAGFAINLRLILFKPQAYFKLRGVKGGYQESSLLRELVTLNDLEPKAANCTKILVWHTRTEKPVLVNEGKKGFTDPNVEI, from the exons ATGCCGAAGAGAAGAGATATTCTTGCCATCGTGTTGATCGTGTTACCCTGGACTCTGCTCATCACCGTTTGGCACCAAAACGCTATTGCTCCACTCCTCGCCATCCGAAAGG ATGATGGTGTCGAGGGCAAGAGGGAGGCAGGTGGCCAGGCGCAGGACTCCAAGGAATACTGTGCCTCAGATAAGGACATTGTGGAGGTGGTGAGGACAGAGTATGTGTACACGCGGCCTCCGCCCTGGTCCGATGTGCTGCCCACAATCCACATCATCACCCCCACATATAGCCGGCCCGTCCAGAAAGCTGAGCTGACACGGCTAGCAAACACCTTCCTCCATGTCCCCAACCTGCACTGGATCTTGGTGGAGGATTCCCAAAGGAGAACGCCTCTTGTCACACGACTCCTCCGAGAAACGGGGCTAAACTACACCCACCTCAATGTAGAGACACCCAGGAACTATAAGCTGCGAGGTGACACTCGGGATCCCAGAATTCCAAGAGGGACTATGCAGCGGAATCTGGCCTTGCGGTGGTTGAGGGAGACGTTCAATGCCAACAACAGCCAGCCTGGAATCGTCTACTTTGCTGATGATGATAACACATACAGCCTGGAGCTGTTTGAGGAG ATGAGATCGACTCGGAAGGTTTCTGTGTGGCCTGTGGCCTTTGTGGGTGGCTTGAGGTACGAATCCCCCAAGGTCAACGCAGCAGGTAAGGTCTACGGCTGGAAGACGGTGTTTGACCCCCATCGGCCCTTTGCCATCGACATGGCTGGCTTTGCCATCAACCTGAGGCTCATCCTCTTCAAGCCACAGGCATATTTTAAGCTTCGCGGGGTGAAGGGAGGTTACCAGGAGAGCAGCTTGCTCCGGGAGCTTGTCACACTCAACGACCTGGAGCCGAAAGCAGCCAATTGCACTAAG ATACTCGTTTGGCACACGAGAACAGAGAAACCCGTCCTTGTAAACGAGGGAAAAAAGGGATTCACAGACCCCAATGTGGAGATCTGA
- the LOC116323297 gene encoding beta-galactosidase-1-like protein 2 isoform X1, with amino-acid sequence MESSVFGLRLSLKQRYFLLLCVAAAGIIVYRFARNHPETRRMNRVEGLRANSSQFTLERKPFLILGGSIHYFRVPRAYWEDRLLKMKACGLNTLTTYVPWNLHEPERGVFKFEDQLDLEAYLRLAASLGLWVILRPGPYICAEWDLGGLPSWLLRDPQMKLRTTYSGFTYAVNSFFDEVIKKAVPHQYSKGGPIIAVQVENEYGSYATDENYMPFIKEALLSRGITELLLTSDNKDGLKLGGVKGALETINFQKLDPDEIKYLEQIQPQQPKMVMEYWSGWFDLWGGLHHVYTAEEMIPVVTEILKLDMSINLYMFHGGTNFGFMSGAFAVGLPAPKPMVTSYDYDAPLSEAGDYTTKYHLLRNLFSHYHTQPLPELPSVHERRAYQPAVIQQHISLWDSLRFTDKPFKSERPVNMENLPVNNNNGQSYGYTLYETTITSGGALKSQNNVRDRALVFVDKHFVGVLDYTVQELAVPDGKGKRTLGLLVENCGRVNYGKTLDEQRKGLVGDILLNEHPLRDFNIHSLDMKPAFVNRLESAGHWMSMRHQPSFPGFFQGRLYVNGSPQDTFIKLPGWSKGVVFINGKNLGRYWSTGPQQTLYVPGPWLHRGDNQVTVFEEQETDGKIQFASSPDYGMTIDVQ; translated from the exons ATGGAAAGCTCAGTGTTTGGTCTTCGTCTATCCTTGAAGCAACGATATTTTCTTCTACTTTGCGTCGCTGCCGCGGGAATAATTGTGTATCGCTTTGCAAG GAACCACCCTGAAACAAGAAGAATGAACCGCGTGGAGGGCCTGAGAGCCAACTCTTCTCAGTTCACTCTGGAGAGAAAACCTTTCCTCATCCTAGGAGGCTCCATTCATTACTTTCGTGTCCCAAGAGCTTACTGGGAGGACCGGCTGCTGAAGATGAAGGCCTGTGGCCTTAATACTCTCACTAC gtATGTTCCCTGGAACCTGCACGAGCCGGAGCGCGGGGTGTTCAAGTTTGAGGATCAGCTAGATTTAGA AGCCTACCTACGTCTTGCAGCCAGCTTGGGCCTCTGGGTGATTCTGCGACCAGGGCCTTACATCTGTGCTGAGTGGGACTTAGGGGGACTACCCAG CTGGCTGCTACGGGATCCCCAGATGAAACTGCGAACAACCTACTCTGGATTCACTTATGCAGTCAACTCCTTTTTTGATGAGGTCATAAAGAAAGCCGTCCCACATCAG TACTCCAAGGGTGGCCCGATTATAGCAGTTCAAGTGGAGAATGAATACGGCTCCTATGCTACAGATGAAAATTACATGCCCTTCATCAAGGAG GCGCTATTGTCAAGGGGTatcacagagctgctgctgacCTCAGACAACAAGGACGGGCTGAAGCTTGGAGGAGTGAAAGGAG cTCTGGAAACCATCAATTTTCAAAAACTGGACCCAGATGAAATCAAGTATCTGGAACAAATACAA CCTCAGCAACCTAAAATGGTGATGGAGTACTGGTCTGGCTGGTTTGATCTCTGGGGCGGGCTCCATCATGTTTACACTGCTGAAG AAATGATACCTGTGGTGACCGAAATCCTTAAGCTGGACATGTCCATCAACCTTTACATGTTCCACGGGGGGACGAATTTTGGCTTCATGAGTGGGGCCTTTGCTGTTGGACTACCCGCACCTAAACCCATGGTAACAAGCTACG ATTACGATGCTCCATTATCCGAGGCTGGGGATTACACCACCAAGTACCATCTTCTGAGGAATTTATTCAGCCACTACCACA CTCAGCCTCTCCCTGAACTGCCCTCTGTTCATGAGCGGAGAGCATACCAGCCCGCTGTCATCCAGCAGCACATCTCTCTGTGGGACAGTCTGCGCTTCACTGACAAG CCTTTCAAGTCGGAGAGGCCGGTGAACATGGAGAATCTCCCAGTGAACAATAACAATGGTCAGTCATATGGCTACACGCTCTATGAGACCACCATCACCAGTGGCGGAGCTCTCAAGTCGCAGAACAATGTCAGAGACAGAGCTCTG gTTTTTGTGGATAAACATTTTGTAGGTGTTTTGGACTATACGGTGCAAGAACTTGCCGTACCTGATGGGAAG ggaaaaagaactCTGGGCTTACTGGTGGAGAACTGTGGAAGAGTGAATTATGGAAAAACCCTGGATGAACAGCGTAAAG GTCTTGTTGGAGATATTCTGCTAAACGAGCACCCCCTCCGAGACTTCAATATTCACAGTCTGGATATGAAGCCTGCCTTTGTAAACAG ACTCGAGAGTGCAGGTCACTGGATGTCCATGCGCCATCAGCCCTCCTTCCCGGGGTTTTTCCAGGGCAGACTCTATGTGAATGGCTCACCTCAAGACACCTTCATCAAACTCCCT GGTTGGAGCAAAGGTGTTGTGTTCATCAATGGCAAGAATCTGGGACGTTACTGGTCCACTGGTCCTCAGCAAACTCTCTATGTCCCAGGACCCTGGCTTCACAGGGGTGACAACCAG GTCACAGTGTTTGAAGAGCAGGAAACAGATGGTAAGATCCAGTTTGCCAGCAGCCCAGACTATGGCATGACTATTGATGTCCAGTGA
- the LOC116323297 gene encoding beta-galactosidase-1-like protein 2 isoform X2 produces MNRVEGLRANSSQFTLERKPFLILGGSIHYFRVPRAYWEDRLLKMKACGLNTLTTYVPWNLHEPERGVFKFEDQLDLEAYLRLAASLGLWVILRPGPYICAEWDLGGLPSWLLRDPQMKLRTTYSGFTYAVNSFFDEVIKKAVPHQYSKGGPIIAVQVENEYGSYATDENYMPFIKEALLSRGITELLLTSDNKDGLKLGGVKGALETINFQKLDPDEIKYLEQIQPQQPKMVMEYWSGWFDLWGGLHHVYTAEEMIPVVTEILKLDMSINLYMFHGGTNFGFMSGAFAVGLPAPKPMVTSYDYDAPLSEAGDYTTKYHLLRNLFSHYHTQPLPELPSVHERRAYQPAVIQQHISLWDSLRFTDKPFKSERPVNMENLPVNNNNGQSYGYTLYETTITSGGALKSQNNVRDRALVFVDKHFVGVLDYTVQELAVPDGKGKRTLGLLVENCGRVNYGKTLDEQRKGLVGDILLNEHPLRDFNIHSLDMKPAFVNRLESAGHWMSMRHQPSFPGFFQGRLYVNGSPQDTFIKLPGWSKGVVFINGKNLGRYWSTGPQQTLYVPGPWLHRGDNQVTVFEEQETDGKIQFASSPDYGMTIDVQ; encoded by the exons ATGAACCGCGTGGAGGGCCTGAGAGCCAACTCTTCTCAGTTCACTCTGGAGAGAAAACCTTTCCTCATCCTAGGAGGCTCCATTCATTACTTTCGTGTCCCAAGAGCTTACTGGGAGGACCGGCTGCTGAAGATGAAGGCCTGTGGCCTTAATACTCTCACTAC gtATGTTCCCTGGAACCTGCACGAGCCGGAGCGCGGGGTGTTCAAGTTTGAGGATCAGCTAGATTTAGA AGCCTACCTACGTCTTGCAGCCAGCTTGGGCCTCTGGGTGATTCTGCGACCAGGGCCTTACATCTGTGCTGAGTGGGACTTAGGGGGACTACCCAG CTGGCTGCTACGGGATCCCCAGATGAAACTGCGAACAACCTACTCTGGATTCACTTATGCAGTCAACTCCTTTTTTGATGAGGTCATAAAGAAAGCCGTCCCACATCAG TACTCCAAGGGTGGCCCGATTATAGCAGTTCAAGTGGAGAATGAATACGGCTCCTATGCTACAGATGAAAATTACATGCCCTTCATCAAGGAG GCGCTATTGTCAAGGGGTatcacagagctgctgctgacCTCAGACAACAAGGACGGGCTGAAGCTTGGAGGAGTGAAAGGAG cTCTGGAAACCATCAATTTTCAAAAACTGGACCCAGATGAAATCAAGTATCTGGAACAAATACAA CCTCAGCAACCTAAAATGGTGATGGAGTACTGGTCTGGCTGGTTTGATCTCTGGGGCGGGCTCCATCATGTTTACACTGCTGAAG AAATGATACCTGTGGTGACCGAAATCCTTAAGCTGGACATGTCCATCAACCTTTACATGTTCCACGGGGGGACGAATTTTGGCTTCATGAGTGGGGCCTTTGCTGTTGGACTACCCGCACCTAAACCCATGGTAACAAGCTACG ATTACGATGCTCCATTATCCGAGGCTGGGGATTACACCACCAAGTACCATCTTCTGAGGAATTTATTCAGCCACTACCACA CTCAGCCTCTCCCTGAACTGCCCTCTGTTCATGAGCGGAGAGCATACCAGCCCGCTGTCATCCAGCAGCACATCTCTCTGTGGGACAGTCTGCGCTTCACTGACAAG CCTTTCAAGTCGGAGAGGCCGGTGAACATGGAGAATCTCCCAGTGAACAATAACAATGGTCAGTCATATGGCTACACGCTCTATGAGACCACCATCACCAGTGGCGGAGCTCTCAAGTCGCAGAACAATGTCAGAGACAGAGCTCTG gTTTTTGTGGATAAACATTTTGTAGGTGTTTTGGACTATACGGTGCAAGAACTTGCCGTACCTGATGGGAAG ggaaaaagaactCTGGGCTTACTGGTGGAGAACTGTGGAAGAGTGAATTATGGAAAAACCCTGGATGAACAGCGTAAAG GTCTTGTTGGAGATATTCTGCTAAACGAGCACCCCCTCCGAGACTTCAATATTCACAGTCTGGATATGAAGCCTGCCTTTGTAAACAG ACTCGAGAGTGCAGGTCACTGGATGTCCATGCGCCATCAGCCCTCCTTCCCGGGGTTTTTCCAGGGCAGACTCTATGTGAATGGCTCACCTCAAGACACCTTCATCAAACTCCCT GGTTGGAGCAAAGGTGTTGTGTTCATCAATGGCAAGAATCTGGGACGTTACTGGTCCACTGGTCCTCAGCAAACTCTCTATGTCCCAGGACCCTGGCTTCACAGGGGTGACAACCAG GTCACAGTGTTTGAAGAGCAGGAAACAGATGGTAAGATCCAGTTTGCCAGCAGCCCAGACTATGGCATGACTATTGATGTCCAGTGA